A stretch of Acidovorax sp. RAC01 DNA encodes these proteins:
- a CDS encoding lytic transglycosylase domain-containing protein, which produces MTASGTILRGFRTFATDVVEGFIEITHNSFALIGLAVAFVVIMLTARDDLRQAGEEQLMTWLRERQVEMVGMPIEPEASGRATAANPKDLPKQQAAVAFWLSKKYRVAAEPLSVLVAEAYEIGARSKIDPTLILAIMAVESSFNPFAQSAVGAQGLMQVMTTVHTEKYENFGGHFAAFDPVTNLRVGVKVLQECIARAGSVEGGLRYYVGAANNPDDGGYVAKVMAEHLRLLQVAGGRSVPLSPPPTLSTQAPPQSVPASIPAAAPAAPATPSDKVALLDAS; this is translated from the coding sequence ATGACAGCGTCAGGAACCATACTTCGCGGTTTCCGAACCTTTGCCACGGACGTGGTGGAAGGATTTATAGAGATCACCCACAACAGCTTTGCGCTGATCGGCCTTGCTGTCGCGTTCGTTGTGATCATGCTGACGGCACGAGATGACCTGCGCCAGGCAGGCGAAGAACAGCTGATGACGTGGCTGCGGGAGCGCCAGGTGGAAATGGTCGGCATGCCGATCGAGCCCGAGGCCAGCGGCCGGGCCACCGCCGCCAACCCCAAGGACTTGCCCAAGCAACAGGCCGCAGTGGCCTTCTGGCTGAGCAAAAAGTACCGCGTCGCGGCCGAACCGCTGAGCGTGCTGGTTGCAGAGGCGTATGAGATCGGCGCTCGCTCCAAGATTGATCCCACGCTGATTCTGGCCATCATGGCCGTTGAATCGAGCTTCAACCCTTTTGCACAGAGTGCCGTCGGCGCCCAGGGGTTGATGCAGGTGATGACCACGGTTCACACCGAGAAATATGAAAACTTCGGCGGTCACTTTGCCGCGTTCGACCCCGTGACCAATCTCCGTGTCGGCGTGAAGGTGCTGCAGGAATGCATAGCCCGGGCCGGTTCGGTCGAAGGTGGGCTGCGGTACTACGTGGGTGCAGCCAACAACCCGGATGACGGCGGTTACGTTGCAAAGGTGATGGCCGAACACCTCCGTCTGCTCCAGGTGGCGGGCGGCCGCAGCGTGCCACTGTCTCCGCCACCAACACTGTCGACCCAGGCGCCACCGCAATCCGTGCCCGCATCGATACCCGCCGCAGCACCGGCAGCGCCCGCAACCCCGAGTGACAAGGTAGCTCTGCTCGACGCTTCGTAA
- the glyA gene encoding serine hydroxymethyltransferase — MYDRSILVEQTDPELFAAIQAENARQEHHIELIASENYASPAVMWAQGTQLTNKYAEGYPGKRYYGGCEHVDVAEQLAIDRVKKIFGADAANVQPHCGASANEAVFLAFIKPGDTIMGMSLAEGGHLTHGMPLNMSGKWFNVVSYGLDANEAIDYDAMEKKAHETKPKLIIAGASAYSLHIDFARFAKVAKDVGAIFMVDMAHYAGLIAAGVYPNPVPHADVVTSTTHKSLRGPRGGIILMKAEHEKAINSAIFPGLQGGPLMHVIAAKAVAFKEALQPEFKAYQEQVVKNAKAVAETLTARGLRIVSGGTQSHVMLVDLRAKGITGKEAEAVLGAAHMTINKNAIPNDPEKPMVTSGVRIGTPAMTTRGFKEEEARITANLIADVLDNPRDEANIAAVRAKVNALTSRFPVYR, encoded by the coding sequence ATGTACGACCGCTCCATTCTTGTCGAACAGACCGACCCCGAGCTTTTCGCCGCCATCCAGGCCGAAAACGCCCGGCAGGAACACCACATCGAGCTGATCGCCAGCGAAAACTATGCCTCGCCCGCCGTGATGTGGGCGCAGGGCACCCAGCTCACCAACAAGTATGCCGAAGGCTATCCGGGCAAGCGCTACTACGGCGGCTGTGAGCATGTCGATGTGGCCGAGCAGCTGGCCATCGACCGCGTCAAGAAGATCTTTGGTGCCGACGCCGCCAACGTGCAACCGCACTGCGGTGCTTCGGCCAACGAAGCCGTGTTTCTTGCCTTCATCAAGCCCGGCGACACCATCATGGGCATGAGCCTCGCCGAAGGCGGGCACCTTACGCATGGCATGCCGCTCAACATGTCCGGCAAGTGGTTCAATGTGGTCTCGTACGGCCTGGACGCCAACGAAGCCATCGACTACGACGCGATGGAAAAGAAGGCGCATGAGACAAAGCCCAAGCTGATCATCGCTGGTGCCTCGGCCTACAGCCTGCACATCGACTTTGCGCGCTTCGCCAAGGTGGCGAAGGACGTGGGCGCGATCTTCATGGTGGACATGGCCCACTACGCAGGCCTGATCGCTGCCGGGGTGTACCCCAACCCCGTGCCCCACGCCGACGTGGTCACGTCCACCACGCACAAGAGCCTGCGCGGCCCTCGTGGCGGCATCATCCTGATGAAGGCCGAGCACGAAAAGGCCATCAACAGCGCCATCTTCCCCGGCCTGCAAGGCGGCCCCCTGATGCACGTGATCGCCGCCAAGGCTGTGGCCTTCAAGGAAGCGCTGCAACCCGAGTTCAAGGCCTACCAGGAACAGGTAGTGAAAAACGCCAAGGCAGTGGCCGAGACGCTGACCGCCCGCGGCCTGCGGATTGTCAGTGGCGGCACGCAAAGTCACGTGATGCTGGTAGACCTGCGCGCCAAGGGCATTACCGGCAAGGAAGCCGAGGCCGTGCTGGGTGCCGCCCACATGACCATCAACAAGAACGCCATCCCCAACGACCCTGAAAAGCCGATGGTGACCAGCGGCGTTCGCATTGGCACCCCCGCCATGACCACGCGGGGCTTCAAGGAAGAGGAAGCGCGCATCACGGCCAACCTGATTGCCGACGTGCTGGACAACCCACGCGACGAAGCCAACATTGCTGCCGTGCGTGCGAAGGTCAACGCGCTGACCTCCCGCTTCCCCGTCTACCGGTAA
- the nrdR gene encoding transcriptional regulator NrdR has product MKCPFCGHLETQVVETRVSEDGVFIRRRRQCGACDKRFTTYERPEVNFPAIVKKDGRRIEYERAKLMASFNLALRKRPVSTEQIDGAIERIEEKLLNLGQREVLSSRIGELVMRELKKLDKVAYIRFASVYRSFEDIDDFRAMVDEVRK; this is encoded by the coding sequence ATGAAATGCCCCTTCTGCGGACACCTGGAGACGCAAGTCGTCGAAACACGGGTTTCCGAAGACGGGGTCTTCATCAGGCGCCGACGCCAGTGCGGTGCGTGTGACAAGCGCTTCACAACCTATGAGCGGCCCGAAGTGAACTTTCCGGCCATCGTCAAGAAGGACGGCCGACGGATCGAATACGAGCGCGCCAAGCTGATGGCGTCCTTCAACCTGGCGCTCCGCAAGCGCCCGGTGAGCACCGAACAGATCGACGGTGCGATTGAACGCATCGAAGAAAAGCTGCTCAACCTGGGGCAGCGCGAAGTCCTGTCCAGCCGCATCGGCGAACTGGTGATGCGCGAGTTGAAGAAACTGGACAAGGTGGCCTACATCCGCTTTGCCAGCGTGTACCGGAGCTTCGAGGACATCGATGACTTCCGGGCGATGGTGGACGAGGTGCGCAAGTAG